The following are encoded together in the Thermococcus sibiricus MM 739 genome:
- a CDS encoding phytoene desaturase family protein, producing MYDVAIVGAGFTGLLAGSLLAKEGYRVAVFERNSFVGGRAATRTPKEWGWAEREDYRVDFGHHVFATNSYLEFILDRVGAKRHFKFVPLNMPYFYKNGRLHKPPVGFLEQLRAYPWIPLRSKLRLRKFLSYVEKVSFGEVMEKWAYRPLEELYDEFGFDENARELFTDGFVAGYQTIIDTERNSAGDLILCMKAYLRGIKRYKTPLFSAEGGVGAIAEALRKTIEENGGEVHLGTNVTEIIVENGEAKGLKVGEKTIQAKRVLFAAPVYYLLRLIKEGNLPEEFAERLIEGEKEATNLFLIIGGAKRPLTEKPIGTWIMAPRSEVKNVDSYYLIYEVSPELKQAPEGNYPLSIAVLADEKTNKKELAKKMVADLEALFPNFDFENDWDWKAEVMFPIVDGIGRTIDWYWERRLGPETPIKNLYVAGDSAQELSSGVDGCASSALFAIEAIIGRKLLDLEEFYRL from the coding sequence ATGTACGACGTTGCTATAGTTGGGGCGGGCTTTACCGGCCTGCTTGCGGGTTCTCTCCTTGCGAAGGAAGGCTACCGTGTAGCGGTTTTCGAAAGGAACAGCTTCGTTGGTGGAAGGGCCGCCACGAGAACTCCAAAAGAGTGGGGATGGGCGGAGAGAGAGGACTACCGCGTTGACTTTGGGCACCACGTCTTCGCCACCAACAGCTACCTCGAGTTCATCCTCGACAGGGTGGGCGCGAAGAGGCACTTCAAGTTCGTGCCCCTCAACATGCCCTACTTCTACAAAAACGGGAGGCTTCACAAGCCGCCGGTTGGGTTTTTGGAACAGCTGAGGGCCTATCCATGGATACCTCTAAGGTCAAAGCTCAGGCTCAGGAAGTTCCTCTCCTACGTAGAGAAGGTTAGCTTTGGGGAGGTTATGGAAAAATGGGCCTACAGGCCGCTGGAGGAGCTTTACGATGAGTTTGGATTCGATGAGAACGCAAGGGAGCTCTTCACGGACGGCTTTGTTGCGGGCTACCAGACGATAATAGACACCGAAAGGAACTCCGCAGGGGATCTTATACTCTGCATGAAGGCCTACCTCAGGGGGATTAAACGCTATAAGACTCCCCTCTTTTCCGCGGAGGGAGGAGTGGGGGCGATAGCGGAGGCCCTTAGGAAAACGATAGAGGAAAACGGCGGAGAGGTGCACCTCGGGACAAACGTGACCGAGATAATCGTTGAAAATGGAGAAGCTAAGGGGCTGAAGGTCGGTGAAAAGACCATCCAAGCGAAAAGGGTTCTCTTCGCGGCACCCGTCTACTACCTCCTTCGCCTGATAAAGGAGGGAAACCTTCCCGAAGAGTTCGCAGAGAGGCTTATAGAAGGAGAAAAAGAGGCCACAAATCTCTTCCTCATCATAGGGGGCGCAAAGAGGCCCCTCACGGAGAAGCCGATAGGGACGTGGATAATGGCGCCCCGCTCGGAGGTCAAGAACGTGGACTCCTACTATCTCATCTACGAAGTGAGTCCTGAACTCAAGCAGGCCCCCGAGGGGAATTACCCTCTAAGCATAGCGGTTCTGGCTGATGAAAAAACTAACAAGAAGGAGCTGGCGAAAAAGATGGTGGCTGATTTAGAGGCCCTCTTTCCCAACTTCGACTTTGAGAACGACTGGGACTGGAAGGCGGAGGTCATGTTCCCAATAGTGGACGGAATCGGGAGAACTATTGACTGGTACTGGGAGAGGAGACTTGGCCCGGAGACACCAATAAAGAACCTCTACGTTGCTGGCGACTCAGCTCAAGAGCTTAGCTCCGGCGTGGATGGGTGTGCAAGTTCTGCCCTCTTTGCGATTGAGGCAATAATTGGGAGAAAGCTCTTGGACCTTGAGGAGTTTTATAGGCTCTGA
- a CDS encoding bifunctional ADP-dependent NAD(P)H-hydrate dehydratase/NAD(P)H-hydrate epimerase has translation MRIEDVYIWDINAKWLGITPYQLMENAGAGVAKIIEERVGEGLKIAVFSGTGNNGGDGFVAARHLSFENNVTLFLVGDEAKIGSEEARHNWEILRKLDFVKIIVLKDSTYIKPLDLSGFDVIVDALLGAGTRGEPREPIRSAIEKINKYAGRVKIVSVDLPSGYPSDVRVKCDFAVTFQWDKEEYGGFERVISKIGYPKELYRLVGPGDAKFALQKKGEHKGQNGKLLIIGGSEEYFGAPYLAAKAASYIVDLVYLAMPEYSARRINDPNIILRPFEGKNFTKEDVEDVLSIADGVDAVVLGPGIGEKAETKDFVIEFVRWCEKPMVIDADALKAIAEDLDVLKGKEFVLTPHPGEFKILFGKKPEGSLEEKAELVMKKAQDINGTILLKGRHDIISNGIAWKYNKTGNNGMTTGGTGDVLSGLVGALLALENKPLRAASVGAFLNGLAGDMVKEEMGENFTALDVAEKVSYAVKWILEF, from the coding sequence ATGAGAATCGAGGACGTTTACATCTGGGATATCAACGCGAAATGGCTCGGTATAACCCCTTACCAGCTCATGGAGAATGCTGGCGCCGGGGTCGCTAAGATCATTGAGGAGCGCGTTGGAGAGGGGCTTAAGATAGCGGTCTTCTCTGGGACTGGCAACAACGGGGGAGATGGCTTTGTTGCCGCAAGACACCTCAGCTTTGAAAACAACGTTACTCTCTTTCTCGTAGGCGATGAGGCGAAGATAGGCAGCGAGGAAGCGAGGCATAACTGGGAGATACTGAGGAAGCTTGACTTCGTGAAAATCATTGTTCTTAAGGACTCCACCTACATCAAGCCCCTCGACCTTTCGGGCTTTGACGTTATAGTTGACGCTCTCCTCGGGGCTGGGACAAGGGGGGAGCCGAGGGAGCCCATAAGAAGTGCCATCGAGAAAATAAACAAATATGCTGGAAGAGTAAAAATAGTGAGCGTCGATCTACCGAGCGGCTATCCGAGTGATGTCCGCGTTAAGTGCGACTTTGCAGTGACTTTCCAGTGGGATAAAGAAGAGTATGGGGGCTTTGAAAGGGTTATATCAAAGATCGGGTATCCCAAAGAACTATATCGCCTTGTAGGGCCGGGCGATGCGAAGTTTGCCTTACAAAAGAAAGGCGAGCACAAAGGGCAGAATGGAAAGCTTCTCATAATTGGGGGGAGCGAAGAGTATTTTGGAGCTCCATATTTGGCAGCGAAAGCGGCAAGCTACATAGTGGACCTGGTGTATTTAGCGATGCCCGAATACTCCGCCAGAAGAATAAACGATCCCAACATAATTTTGCGTCCATTTGAGGGCAAAAACTTCACAAAGGAAGACGTTGAGGATGTTCTGTCAATTGCTGATGGTGTTGATGCAGTTGTCTTGGGACCAGGAATTGGAGAAAAAGCAGAGACAAAAGACTTTGTTATCGAGTTTGTCCGCTGGTGTGAAAAGCCCATGGTGATAGATGCAGATGCACTAAAGGCAATTGCAGAAGATTTAGATGTCCTCAAAGGCAAGGAATTTGTCTTAACACCTCACCCTGGTGAATTCAAGATTCTTTTTGGTAAAAAGCCAGAGGGCAGTTTGGAGGAAAAGGCCGAGCTTGTGATGAAAAAAGCCCAAGATATCAATGGCACAATACTCCTTAAGGGAAGACACGATATAATAAGTAATGGAATAGCTTGGAAATATAATAAAACGGGAAATAATGGCATGACAACGGGGGGTACTGGAGACGTCTTATCTGGTCTTGTGGGGGCTCTTTTGGCCCTTGAAAACAAGCCTTTAAGAGCGGCAAGTGTCGGGGCTTTCTTAAATGGCCTCGCTGGAGACATGGTAAAGGAAGAAATGGGAGAAAACTTCACGGCTTTAGATGTTGCAGAGAAGGTGTCTTATGCGGTCAAATGGATTTTGGAGTTCTAG
- a CDS encoding ABC transporter permease, whose protein sequence is MRLYGFVYREISLKKEAIGGFISQFLTPILYFLFFAFSLSRTVNFEYHGKTISYLLYVLPGIIAIQIFYSYPVVSSTTFNDVRFGIIRTSLLGGGSLSGYILAKVLVESTVVILVSLFLVFVGVLFLNLYLSSATLLQFVLYLLVSTVFWISMGIIIGVKMRGELTRNMLFALLNLPTIFTAPVFYLKGSAPMWIEFLGKINPLTYHVVGLREILLLGGAPVEFWIISLLLGMGSVAVSIKLTSEVAPK, encoded by the coding sequence ATGAGGCTCTATGGGTTCGTATACAGGGAGATATCATTAAAGAAAGAGGCAATAGGAGGGTTTATATCACAATTTTTAACCCCAATCCTGTACTTTCTGTTTTTTGCATTCTCATTATCGAGAACCGTGAATTTTGAGTATCATGGAAAGACCATAAGCTATCTCCTTTATGTTCTTCCAGGTATTATTGCAATTCAAATATTTTATTCTTATCCTGTTGTTAGCTCGACAACATTTAATGATGTTAGATTTGGGATAATACGAACATCCCTTCTCGGAGGGGGAAGTTTGAGTGGTTATATTCTTGCGAAGGTATTAGTGGAGAGCACTGTAGTTATCTTGGTGTCCTTATTCCTGGTGTTTGTGGGAGTTCTGTTCCTTAATTTGTATCTATCTTCTGCAACGTTGCTTCAATTTGTACTCTATTTGTTAGTCTCAACGGTGTTTTGGATAAGCATGGGCATAATAATTGGGGTAAAGATGAGAGGGGAATTAACAAGAAACATGCTTTTTGCTCTACTTAATCTGCCAACAATCTTCACTGCTCCTGTATTTTATCTCAAAGGCTCTGCTCCTATGTGGATAGAATTTTTAGGAAAAATTAACCCATTGACATATCACGTCGTTGGCCTTCGAGAGATCCTATTACTCGGTGGGGCTCCTGTTGAGTTCTGGATAATCTCTTTGCTCTTAGGTATGGGGTCTGTTGCAGTATCAATAAAATTAACATCTGAAGTTGCTCCAAAATGA
- a CDS encoding DUF211 domain-containing protein — MAKGIRLLVLDVLKPHQPMVTELALGLSELKGVDGVNITLVEIDKETENVKITIVGDNLDYEEIVRTIEEFGGVVHSIDMVAAGKKIIEESETPQDRLEEF; from the coding sequence ATGGCGAAGGGAATCAGACTTCTCGTACTGGACGTGCTTAAACCCCATCAACCCATGGTAACTGAGCTAGCTTTGGGGTTAAGTGAATTGAAAGGGGTTGATGGAGTAAACATTACCCTTGTTGAGATTGACAAAGAAACTGAGAATGTGAAGATAACAATTGTCGGGGACAACTTGGATTATGAGGAAATCGTAAGAACCATAGAAGAGTTTGGTGGAGTTGTGCACAGTATTGATATGGTGGCCGCCGGTAAGAAAATTATCGAAGAAAGTGAAACACCCCAAGATAGATTAGAGGAATTCTGA
- a CDS encoding S-methyl-5'-thioadenosine phosphorylase, whose translation MPRIGIIGGSGVYGVFEPKETVKVHTPYGRPSAPVEIGEIEGVEVAFIPRHGKNHEFPPHEVPYRANIWALKEVGVERIIGITAVGSLKEEYKPGDIVITDQFIDFTKKRDYTFYNGPRVAHFSMADPFCPEMRKIFYETAKELNIPVHEKGTYVCIEGPRFSTRAESMMFRQFAHIIGMTLVPEVVLARELGMCYTNIAAVTDYDVWAEKPVDAQEVIKVMQENNEKVRKLLKAGIPKIPGERKCGCADVLKTAFV comes from the coding sequence ATGCCAAGAATAGGAATTATTGGTGGATCCGGTGTTTATGGTGTATTTGAGCCAAAAGAGACAGTAAAAGTACATACGCCATATGGAAGACCCTCGGCTCCAGTGGAAATAGGAGAGATAGAGGGTGTGGAAGTAGCTTTTATTCCCAGACATGGAAAGAATCATGAGTTCCCTCCACACGAAGTCCCATACAGGGCAAACATATGGGCTCTTAAGGAGGTAGGCGTTGAGAGGATAATTGGTATCACTGCTGTTGGATCCCTTAAAGAGGAATACAAACCGGGGGATATAGTTATAACGGATCAATTTATAGACTTCACGAAGAAGAGAGATTACACATTCTACAATGGCCCTAGAGTGGCCCATTTCAGCATGGCAGACCCATTCTGCCCAGAAATGAGGAAAATTTTCTATGAAACTGCCAAAGAACTAAACATCCCAGTTCATGAGAAGGGGACCTATGTATGCATTGAAGGGCCAAGATTCTCAACAAGGGCTGAGTCAATGATGTTCAGACAATTTGCTCACATAATTGGGATGACCCTTGTTCCAGAGGTTGTTCTCGCGAGAGAACTTGGAATGTGTTACACAAACATAGCTGCTGTTACAGACTATGATGTTTGGGCCGAGAAGCCGGTAGACGCTCAAGAGGTTATAAAGGTCATGCAAGAGAACAACGAGAAGGTTAGGAAGCTCTTAAAGGCAGGAATTCCAAAAATACCTGGAGAGAGAAAGTGTGGCTGTGCTGATGTCCTTAAGACAGCATTCGTTTAA
- a CDS encoding winged helix-turn-helix domain-containing protein — protein MKDVLIVTDSKKIKILAEKTRLYILSLLRDRPMTISELSMLLNKDPSTIHRHITLLKEAGFVEEIGKEGNEKLYGRSARVFLITPYENDANAWVAMEKIHTEEAIRLYELLTEAGFKIRNKKEFISIIKRFISQFETLSRDMIKKLEGVEMNRLEFIRIMALMTLINSPKLQEEAKKIRELLGLED, from the coding sequence ATGAAAGATGTTCTTATAGTTACAGACTCTAAAAAAATTAAGATCCTAGCTGAAAAGACCCGCCTATATATTCTTTCATTGCTTAGAGATCGCCCTATGACAATCTCCGAACTTAGCATGCTCCTTAACAAAGACCCCTCAACTATACATCGGCATATAACGTTACTTAAAGAAGCTGGTTTTGTTGAAGAAATTGGAAAAGAGGGAAATGAAAAACTATACGGCAGAAGTGCAAGAGTGTTTTTGATAACCCCCTACGAAAACGATGCTAATGCATGGGTAGCGATGGAAAAAATACACACAGAAGAGGCAATAAGACTCTATGAGCTACTTACGGAGGCAGGTTTTAAAATAAGAAATAAGAAAGAGTTTATTTCCATAATAAAGAGGTTTATATCTCAGTTTGAAACCTTATCCAGAGATATGATCAAAAAGCTTGAAGGCGTGGAGATGAACCGACTTGAGTTCATTCGGATAATGGCCTTAATGACACTTATAAACTCTCCAAAACTGCAGGAAGAAGCAAAAAAAATAAGGGAACTTTTAGGATTGGAGGACTAG
- a CDS encoding amidohydrolase family protein — protein MSILIKNGYVIYGDSLKIIKADIYIENNKISKIGKDLTKSADHVIDAKGRVISPGFINAHTHSPMVLLRGLADDISLMEWLQNYVWPVEKKLKRVHIYWGALLGTLEMIKTGTTTFVDMYFHMEEVAKAVEEIGLRAYLSYGMVDLGDEEKRSIEIRETLKLLKFIESLSSPRVEFLFGPHAPYTCSPKLLTWVREKADETGKMITIHLSETKDEVKQIKEKYGKTPVELLDELGFLKNDVIAAHGVWLTDKEIEILAKRDVTIVHNPASNMKLGSGVMSLEKLLKAGVNVALGTDGAASNNNLDMIEEMKLAALLHKVHTLNPTLADAKTVFKMATQNGAKALRLNAGVIKEGALADVIVIDFNKPHLRPITNIISHIVYSANGNDVETTIVDGKVVMLDREVLTIDEEKILDKVQKIVDKLR, from the coding sequence ATGAGTATTCTAATTAAAAATGGGTATGTGATTTATGGGGATAGTCTGAAAATCATCAAGGCTGATATTTACATTGAGAACAACAAAATATCTAAAATTGGAAAGGATCTGACCAAGTCAGCAGATCATGTAATAGATGCTAAGGGAAGGGTTATTTCTCCCGGATTTATAAACGCCCATACACATTCTCCAATGGTTCTTTTAAGGGGCCTTGCCGATGATATCTCATTAATGGAGTGGCTTCAGAACTATGTATGGCCCGTCGAGAAAAAGCTTAAGAGAGTTCATATTTATTGGGGGGCTCTTCTTGGCACTCTTGAAATGATAAAAACAGGCACTACAACATTTGTGGATATGTACTTTCACATGGAAGAAGTTGCTAAGGCTGTTGAGGAGATTGGTTTGAGGGCCTATCTGAGCTATGGAATGGTCGATCTGGGAGATGAAGAAAAGAGGAGCATTGAGATTAGAGAAACTCTTAAGCTTTTAAAATTTATTGAAAGCCTAAGTTCTCCAAGGGTAGAATTTCTATTTGGTCCTCACGCTCCATATACATGTTCACCCAAACTCTTGACTTGGGTCAGAGAAAAGGCCGATGAAACCGGAAAAATGATAACAATACATTTGAGTGAAACAAAGGATGAAGTAAAGCAGATAAAGGAAAAATATGGTAAAACTCCAGTGGAATTATTGGATGAGTTGGGATTTCTAAAAAATGACGTCATAGCAGCTCATGGGGTTTGGTTGACTGACAAAGAAATTGAAATTCTTGCCAAAAGAGATGTGACAATAGTGCACAACCCTGCAAGCAACATGAAGCTTGGTAGTGGAGTCATGTCTTTGGAAAAGCTCCTTAAGGCGGGTGTTAACGTTGCCTTAGGGACAGACGGAGCAGCAAGCAACAACAATCTGGACATGATAGAGGAGATGAAACTTGCAGCCCTTCTTCACAAGGTGCACACCCTCAACCCAACCCTTGCCGATGCAAAAACTGTTTTCAAGATGGCAACTCAAAACGGGGCAAAGGCCCTTAGGTTAAACGCCGGAGTCATAAAAGAAGGAGCTCTTGCAGATGTTATTGTTATTGATTTTAACAAGCCTCACCTAAGGCCGATAACTAATATAATTTCCCATATAGTATATTCGGCCAATGGTAATGATGTGGAAACAACAATAGTGGACGGAAAAGTAGTCATGCTAGATCGCGAAGTTTTGACGATTGATGAGGAAAAAATCTTGGATAAGGTACAGAAGATAGTCGATAAACTTCGCTAA
- a CDS encoding acetate--CoA ligase family protein, with product MNLDFLFYPQSVAVIGASNKEGKIGNAIMKNLINFGFKGRIYPVNVKEEKVLGIKAYKSVLEIPDSVDVAVISIPGRFVPQILEECGQKGVKGAVVISAGFKEAGNVELENKLLEVARKWNIRIVGPNCLGVTNIENGFDCTFNPPERQARPEFGGIAFMSQSGAFGAAILDWAARHEVGMSKFISLGNMADLDESDFMEYLKDDKATKVITAYLEGVKDGKKFLKAARDATKKKPVVILKSGRTEAGAKAAASHTGSLAGSYAIYQAAFEQTGVLEARSMRQLFNYAKALTMQKPANGDRVAIVTNGGGAGVMMSDGLLEVGLKIAELSGRTNEKFAKAIEEGKLPEHMSYKNPIDIIGDAPSSRYETAMRYALEDENVDVLAVIALFQSPALDDGIVDAVGKMQEYGKPVIFIAPGGAYPEKMARRIEKTGVPVFETVEDGVDAVYALVKYGQYLKEPGV from the coding sequence ATGAATTTGGATTTTCTGTTCTACCCACAAAGTGTTGCTGTCATTGGCGCCTCAAATAAAGAAGGGAAGATAGGCAATGCGATAATGAAAAACCTCATAAATTTTGGATTTAAAGGTAGAATATATCCTGTTAACGTAAAAGAGGAAAAGGTTTTGGGAATTAAAGCTTACAAAAGTGTGTTGGAAATTCCAGACAGCGTTGATGTGGCCGTTATTTCAATTCCTGGGAGATTTGTACCTCAGATACTTGAGGAATGTGGTCAAAAAGGAGTAAAAGGAGCGGTTGTAATAAGTGCGGGCTTTAAGGAAGCTGGAAATGTGGAACTCGAGAATAAACTTCTTGAAGTGGCCAGAAAATGGAACATAAGAATTGTAGGGCCAAATTGTTTGGGAGTCACTAATATCGAAAATGGTTTTGACTGTACTTTTAATCCTCCTGAGAGACAAGCAAGGCCAGAATTTGGCGGTATTGCTTTCATGAGTCAAAGTGGTGCATTTGGTGCAGCAATTCTTGATTGGGCCGCCAGACACGAAGTAGGAATGAGTAAATTCATAAGTCTCGGCAACATGGCCGATCTTGATGAAAGTGATTTTATGGAGTATTTGAAAGACGATAAAGCTACCAAAGTCATCACTGCTTATCTTGAGGGGGTAAAGGATGGTAAAAAGTTTTTAAAAGCTGCCAGGGATGCTACAAAGAAAAAACCCGTTGTGATTCTTAAGAGCGGAAGAACTGAAGCTGGAGCAAAAGCTGCGGCCTCTCACACAGGTTCTCTTGCCGGAAGTTATGCCATTTACCAAGCGGCCTTTGAACAAACTGGTGTTCTTGAAGCTAGAAGCATGAGACAGCTCTTCAACTATGCAAAAGCCTTGACAATGCAGAAACCAGCAAATGGGGATAGAGTTGCTATAGTAACAAATGGTGGTGGCGCTGGAGTCATGATGAGTGATGGTTTGCTTGAGGTGGGATTGAAAATCGCTGAGCTAAGTGGAAGAACAAATGAAAAGTTTGCAAAAGCCATAGAAGAAGGTAAGCTTCCAGAACATATGAGTTATAAGAACCCGATTGACATTATTGGGGATGCTCCTTCAAGCAGATATGAAACGGCTATGCGTTATGCTTTGGAAGACGAAAACGTAGACGTATTGGCTGTTATTGCACTCTTCCAGAGTCCAGCTTTAGATGATGGTATTGTTGACGCAGTTGGAAAGATGCAAGAATATGGCAAACCAGTCATTTTCATAGCTCCTGGAGGGGCCTATCCCGAAAAGATGGCTAGAAGGATAGAGAAAACTGGAGTGCCAGTTTTTGAAACTGTGGAAGATGGTGTCGATGCAGTTTATGCACTCGTCAAGTATGGTCAATATCTCAAAGAACCTGGGGTGTAG
- a CDS encoding [protein ADP-ribosylglutamate] hydrolase codes for MSELTFGSLTFKVAQGDITRFPAEAIVNAANKYLEHGGGVAYAIAKAASGDVREYIRISKEAMREQIGRGWIEHGEVVVTPAMKMEQYGIRYVIHTVGPYCGGKWDEDKKEKLKKAILGALKKAEELGVKSIAFPAISAGIYGCPFEEVVKTFREVLEEFGKEAGNLEKVYLVLYSERDYERALRVV; via the coding sequence ATGAGTGAGTTGACTTTTGGGTCTCTCACATTTAAAGTGGCCCAAGGAGACATAACACGTTTTCCAGCTGAGGCAATAGTAAATGCCGCGAACAAATATCTTGAACACGGTGGTGGAGTTGCTTACGCAATAGCAAAAGCGGCCTCTGGAGATGTTAGAGAATACATAAGAATAAGCAAGGAGGCTATGAGAGAGCAGATTGGAAGGGGTTGGATTGAACACGGAGAAGTCGTTGTAACCCCTGCAATGAAAATGGAGCAGTACGGCATAAGGTACGTCATCCACACGGTTGGGCCTTACTGTGGAGGTAAATGGGATGAGGATAAGAAGGAAAAGCTCAAGAAGGCTATTTTAGGGGCTTTGAAAAAGGCCGAGGAACTTGGGGTTAAAAGTATAGCATTTCCAGCTATAAGTGCGGGTATCTATGGGTGTCCCTTCGAAGAGGTTGTGAAGACTTTCAGGGAAGTATTGGAAGAGTTTGGGAAGGAAGCGGGGAACCTTGAGAAGGTCTATCTCGTGCTGTACTCAGAGAGGGACTACGAGAGGGCTTTGAGAGTTGTCTAG
- a CDS encoding molybdopterin-dependent oxidoreductase, giving the protein MKKKLFISAIFLAFLVVFTVARWNSINTTPSSTASPKTENFSEVSSSSPEVLNASEEWVIEVTGLVEKPMNITLSQLKEMPQTAVFSELYCVAYPGKARKQGLWKGVKLSYILEQAGVKDGAIKVAFYARDGFTTDLTLEEALTNDELIIAYEFNNKPIEPRLIAPGMWGYKWIKYLVKIEVVDYNFLGTYESEGYPDDAYIGEKP; this is encoded by the coding sequence TTGAAGAAAAAACTCTTCATAAGTGCAATTTTTCTTGCTTTTTTGGTAGTATTTACAGTGGCAAGGTGGAACAGCATTAATACTACTCCTTCTTCAACTGCCTCTCCCAAAACCGAGAATTTTTCAGAGGTAAGCTCATCCAGCCCCGAAGTTTTGAATGCTTCTGAGGAATGGGTGATCGAAGTTACTGGATTAGTTGAAAAGCCTATGAACATAACTCTCTCACAACTTAAGGAGATGCCGCAAACAGCGGTTTTTTCTGAGCTTTATTGCGTTGCCTATCCTGGAAAGGCTAGAAAACAAGGGTTGTGGAAGGGAGTTAAGTTGTCTTATATTCTAGAGCAAGCAGGAGTAAAAGATGGAGCAATAAAAGTGGCATTTTACGCCAGAGATGGGTTCACCACCGATCTTACCCTTGAGGAAGCACTTACAAATGATGAGCTCATAATTGCCTATGAGTTCAACAACAAACCCATTGAGCCACGGCTTATAGCCCCTGGAATGTGGGGGTACAAGTGGATAAAGTACCTTGTGAAAATAGAAGTTGTGGATTACAACTTCTTAGGGACTTACGAGAGTGAAGGCTATCCGGATGATGCATACATCGGTGAAAAGCCATGA
- a CDS encoding ArsR/SmtB family transcription factor, which translates to MKKKVMVITDPEVIKLMLEDTRRQILKLLRNREMTISQLSDILGKTPQTVYHHIEKLKEVGLVEVKRTEMKGNLVEKYYGRTADVFYINLYLGDKELRYLARSRLKTKLDIFKALGYRFDEEQLLDVMDRITEKEHSYTTKISKELEGKEESLKEFSNEDIIHAVEWLSMAELGRDKEALELLKKLGEILKKE; encoded by the coding sequence ATGAAAAAGAAGGTTATGGTTATCACAGATCCAGAGGTCATAAAACTAATGCTAGAGGACACAAGAAGACAAATACTAAAATTATTGAGGAACAGAGAGATGACAATTTCCCAACTTTCAGACATACTTGGAAAGACACCACAAACAGTTTACCACCACATTGAAAAATTAAAAGAAGTTGGCCTAGTAGAGGTAAAAAGAACCGAAATGAAAGGCAATTTAGTTGAAAAATACTATGGAAGAACTGCTGATGTCTTCTACATAAATCTTTACTTAGGAGACAAAGAGTTGAGGTATTTAGCAAGATCACGGCTAAAAACAAAGCTTGATATTTTCAAAGCCCTTGGCTATAGATTTGACGAAGAGCAACTCTTGGATGTTATGGACAGAATCACTGAAAAAGAACACTCATACACAACAAAAATCTCAAAAGAATTAGAAGGAAAAGAAGAGAGTTTAAAAGAATTCTCAAACGAAGATATTATCCACGCTGTTGAATGGCTTAGCATGGCTGAATTAGGAAGAGATAAAGAAGCACTAGAACTCCTGAAAAAACTTGGAGAAATCCTTAAAAAGGAGTAA